CATATAAGATGCTTTAAGGATGGGAACGACATGGACATCACCAAGGACATTCGACCGCTGACCGAATTCAAGCGCGATACTACCCGGTTCATGTCTCACCTGAAGGAAACCGGTCGCCCGTCCATTCTGACGGTGAACGGCAAGCCGTCTCTGGTCATTATGGACGCCCAAGCATGGCAGGATATCCAGGATCAGATCGAGTACGTCAACACCGTCTCCGCCATTCGCAAGGGACTGAGCCAAGCCCGCAGCGGGCAAGGCG
This is a stretch of genomic DNA from Rhodospirillales bacterium RIFCSPLOWO2_02_FULL_58_16. It encodes these proteins:
- a CDS encoding prevent-host-death protein; translation: MDITKDIRPLTEFKRDTTRFMSHLKETGRPSILTVNGKPSLVIMDAQAWQDIQDQIEYVNTVSAIRKGLSQARSGQGAEASDFFDQLDAGKV